A region from the Vicia villosa cultivar HV-30 ecotype Madison, WI linkage group LG3, Vvil1.0, whole genome shotgun sequence genome encodes:
- the LOC131659454 gene encoding uncharacterized protein LOC131659454, with amino-acid sequence MGTFDGEVGQEGEGEVEGQREVELESEGKREQISQEIEVEVGDQREEESGARGSDSDAKDDCSQRIVTSRRRDVVESGSEENHFDKNDGVEVDAARSLSRSPIDKYKTHELHSALEIRDVFGDFDDEKEDMGYADNEQDSNRYSCGEQNIEMETKDKPLGSSLELEIPLRKPPALPNKKIYMLNVQYGILVSVALHNLFCSKKYCSWSGNPAITRKVIEESEIYAIFLVLKFSSVVDSRQRKIYKSHLHYVSNTIIQPYHFLAESQTIRANVILNRKCGKVNQKYAPIERRRQLSPGFLEDAVGEDAEADYFDSRCKQRHFEDELEAEVQAEKRIMNAKKSQRPKDIPRKSSFPPAKSSRDPVGYPDDRGRNTSFT; translated from the exons ATGGGAACATTTGAT GGAGAGGTAGGGcaagaaggagaaggagaagtGGAAGGACAAAGAGAGGTGGAATTAGAGAGTGAAGGAAAGAGGGAGCAGATTTCTCAAGAGATTGAAGTGGAGGTTGGTGAccagagagaagaagagagtggAGCTAGGGGTTCGGATAGTGATGCTAAAGATGATTGTAGTCAGCGCATTGTTACAAGTAGGCGGAGGGATGTTGTTGAAAGTGGATCTGAGGAAAATCATTTCGATAAAAATGATGGTGTAGAAGTTGATGCAGCCAGAAGCCTAAG caGGTCACCCATAGACAAATATAAAACTCATGAATTGCATTCTGCCCTGGAAATTCGTGATGTATTTGGTGATTTTGATGACGAAAAGGAGGATATGGGGTATGCAGACAATGAACAAGATTCAAAT AGATATTCCTGCGGT GAGCAAAACATTGAAATGGAAACTAAAGATAAGCCACTTGGCTCCTCCTTGGAGTTAGAGATTCCATTACGTAAACCACCAGCTCTTCCTAATAAG AAAATTTACATGTTGAATGTGCAATAT GGCATCTTAGTTTCAGTTGCGCTACATAATTTATTTTGTAGTAAAAAATATTGTTCATGGTCAG GGAATCCTGCAATCACAAGGAAGGTTATTGAAGAAAGTGAAATTTATGCCATCTTCCTTGTCCTCAAATTCTCATCGGTTGTTGACTCAAGGCAAAGGAAGATTTATAAG TCTCATTTACATTATGTCTCAAATACAATAATCCAACCCTATCATTTCCTGGCTGAAAGTCAGACTATCAGGGCTAACGTAATTCTTAACCGTAAGTGTGGAAAAGTGAATCAGAAATATGCTCCAATTGAGAGGAGGCGCCAACTTTCTCCTGGGTTTTTAGAGGATGCTGTGGGCGAG GATGCTGAAGCAGATTATTTTGACTCACGTTGTAAACAACGTCACTTTGAGGATGAGTTGGAAGCAGAAGTCCAAGCAGAGAAAAGGATTATGAATGCTAAGAAG TCACAGAGACCGAAGGACATTCCTCGTAAGTCATCTTTTCCACCAGCAAAATCCTCACGGGACCCAGTGGGTTACCCAGATGACAGAGGAAGAAATACCTCATTCACGTAA